A region from the Gossypium hirsutum isolate 1008001.06 chromosome A08, Gossypium_hirsutum_v2.1, whole genome shotgun sequence genome encodes:
- the LOC121205082 gene encoding uncharacterized protein — MPKVRGISHLMRNEKFVEVEDNAAVRAWSERLQSERGDSLAEGYASELQDFTRVNVVQNELQELRNIWASWNEGIKQLFYQNYGDVSYLLDIRVDKNLFRALVQFWNSAYKCFTFGEMDLVPTMEEYTTLLKCPKIQVRKTYARVFSSQTFVKKLMSIFGMSEPWVITRIQQKGDSKCIPWENLRDLILTHPDERKRVDIFALSIYGLVIFPKALRHVDEAVIDLFDRLEKGITPVPIILAETFRSLSSCRKTGKGRLIGCAQLLMAWFHGHFWKVDKVSYRVFSEGYFPLKEEVAIQRREDISEEKWMDILQNLKEGDIEWRTYWMVSDEIMYRCGNFDWVPLLGIWGATGYTPLLALRQYKSRQFVPTTYGLAQSEFSFKGAHYKKRVRELSDAWKQTC, encoded by the coding sequence tcgaggataatgcggctgttcGTGCATGGTCGGAGAGGCTGCAATCGGAGAGAGGGGATAGCTTGGCAGAAGGGTATGCATCAGAGTTACAAGATTTCACTCGCGTCAATGTAGTACAGAACGAGCTGCAAGAGTTGAGAAACATTTGGGCTAGTTGGAATGAAGGAATCAAGCAATTGTTTTACCAAAATTATGGTGACGTATCCTACCTGCTAGACATTAGAGTGGATAAGAATTTGTTTCGAGCCTTGGTGCAGTTTTGGAATTCTGCGtacaagtgtttcacttttggagaaATGGATTTGGTACCTACCATGGAGGAATACACTACTTTGCTCAAGTGTCCCAAAATTCAGGTCCGGAAGACTTATGCTCGGGTTTTTAGTAGTCAGACTTTCGTGAAGAAACTGATGAGCATTTTTGGGATGAGCGAGCCTTGGGTCATTACTCGGAttcagcaaaaaggagatagcaaATGTATCCCTTGGGAGAATTTGCGAGATTTGATCTTGACACATCCAGATGAAAGAAAGAGGGTTGATATATTTGCCTTAAGCATCTACGGATTAGTGATCTTTCCTAAGGCTTTGAGGCACGTGGACGAGGCGGTCATTGACTTGTTTGATCGCCTTGAAAAGGGAATCACACCGGTACCGATAATATTGGCAGAAACGTTCAGATCTTTGAGCTCATGTAGGAAGACAGGCAAGGGGCGActcattggatgtgcacaattATTGATGGCATGGTTCCACgggcacttttggaaggtagacaAAGTTTCCTATCGAGTCTTCTCCGAGGGTTATTTCCCATTGAAAGAAGAAGTAGCTATACAGAGGAGAGAGGATATCTcagaggagaagtggatggaCATTCTTCAGAACCTCAAGGAGGGGGATATCGAGTGGAGAACTTATTGGATGGTTTCTGACGAGATCATGTACCGATGTGGTAACTTCGATTGGGTGCCATTgttaggaatttggggagctaccgGGTATACTCCACTGTTAGCCTTGAGGCAATATAAGTCGAGGCAATTTGTACCCACGACCTATGGGCTTGCTCAGAGTGAATTCTCATTTAAAGGTGCTCATTATAAGAAGAGAGTTCGGGAGTTATCCGATGCTTGGAAGCAAACTTGTTAG